The genomic interval AAatctatacaaataaacatagtTTCCAGAGTTGGCCCAACTACACATGTACGTATGATACACTGAATCCCCATGGgtttacacacattacatccAGCAGCGAGACAGAGAGCTAAAGAAGATGGCTGCCATGAGGGCTCACAACATTGGTTTCTACAAGCCAAGCCACTGGCACATGTGATGCCAGGTCATTTGCTTTTGCTGGTGCGGTTCCAGTCGGTTAGATGTCCATTTCAAACTGAGCATCATCaccttgaaaacaaacaaagacaatacagtGTTGACGCAGGGCTGTTGATTATCATGGTGGTCGGAcgttagtttagtttagtttgacaTGAAGTCGGGTCTGAAATATCTTTACATTctgtttacaatctgtaaataCAAATTCTGGGCACTTTACGTGAAACAATCGCAGTAAATCAACAGAGTGAGTGCTTGTCACATGTTTGAGATGAAAAGACTGATGACTGTACTGACAAAACACTCCCTGTTACATAAGTTGGTCACTTGATCCACATTGTAACTCTTACCGGTTGTGGGCTTGCCATCATGGTTGTTGATGTGGTTGTTGGCTTCattcttcttgttctctctcAGGACATTTTGGCTGGTCACTCCGGGGATGACAGGCAGGTGAGCTGGGGGAGTCTGGGCAATGGGAGAATTACGCCTGTCCAGGAGGAACTTACGATCGTAGATGATCCGGGTTCCTGCAACAATACACATAGTTTTGTTACAAGTTTCAGTTACTCATGCTCTGTTGGAGGGAGCATCTATTGCGGGTCCTATCAAATGAGCTGTGGGTCAAAACTCTGGCCTCCATCCAGAAGGCCCAGATTAAAGCCATCTTCTCTAAAGCATTTACCTTTCTTACAAGTAGTCTTTAGttccaccacactccatcccgtcggctccgctcctctgatgccaatctcctatccatcccacataggaccaagcaccggacgtggggtgacagagccttctctatatctgttttacctgtattttagttatttttagcttttaggatgttataattatgtgaagtgtctttgagtatcatgaaaagcgctatataaattcaatgcattattattattattattatagttaaaCACCTCTCCCAGTTTCAGTCGGTTCGGAGGGAGATGCAGGGCTTTGAcaatacatcaaaataaaaaaagccacaAATATACCCCCAAAAAAGTAAATGTGAAAGATAAAGAAGGTTGCTGCACTTGTTCTAAGTCAGTTCTAAGTTAGGAAGCCAGGAAAACATCCACAGTGTTAAACTGATTCATTTGATTGAACTGCATGTTTCTTTTCCATCATTTCTCACAAGGTGCTGATGCAAAAGGTAAACTCAAACTGTCAgagttcatacacacacaagacacacggTTCTGACACCTTGAAAGCAAGATAGCCTTCTTCATGGTTTGGATTTGACTGACAAGTTGGCTAatgggttttttcttttctgccaaAAATCCCTCTATCATGTAATGTACATGGTATTTGCTTTCTGAATAATGCATCTGGCATCACAGcacgcttgttttttttatcgttCCCACATTAACCAGATTCACtgacctttttcacagcagacaaaaagaaaagcacaggtgtaaataataacgATGGCTCAGTTTCAGTAGTTATTGAAATGCAATATTGCAAACTATTTTGATCAGCAACACCTGTGTTTGACtggtcaaaatgtctgctgtgaccAAAGGCTTTTTAACTCTCGTTTCACTTTTCTCTGGTTCCCCCACTGCAATTGTTCATGAGCCAAATTTGGAAACCACTGCTTTAGAAAAGACCCATAATAATAGTGTcaaacaaaatgtgtatttgaatTGGATCTGAAATGATTAGTCAGGAAATTAATTAATAGAAAATACATGggcaatttaatttaatttaatttaattaacagTTTGAACAGTTTTTTTCCAAGTGAAAATGCCACATATTCTGGCTCAAGCTTCTAAATGCTTCTCTTACGTGAACATTTGCTGGCTTTTAAAGGTTTTGTAtgactgtaaaaatatatacttgGGGTTTGGACTGTTGTTTGGTCAAAACAAGACGCTGGAAGAAGTTACATTGCACTATAATGGacagttttctatttttttactcatacgataaaaaaaaaaacattgacagaAATATTCTATAATGTTGCTTATACAGTGTCTATGGAGCTGTAAAGCATTTAAGCAGCACAGTGTTGACATTTTCACATGATCATGATATATGTGGAATCCCTGCTTGATTTATAGCCCGTCCTTATCTGCAGTGAATCATACATGGAATATGACGAGGCTGACATATCCATAATTAGCTTTAAGCTGTCGGTTATCACGCTCCTGTTTGCCAAGGGTGTCAAACACACCATTTCCTCCTTCTTAATTACTGCACGATGCATTTTGTACACAATCTCTGCGCTgcaaaccagccaatcagaccgCCGCGAGAAGAGCACGGGGGCGGGTCTccgctttgtttttgttttgatcatGATGACAAGCGGCCGATGGGCCACGGTGACATAACAGAGTACACACGCCACTTCACGATAATGCTCCTCCGTCCTGCTTGTAAATAAAAGATCTAGGCCGACGGGTGGTTCGTCTTACCTCCGGGAGTGGTAGAGAATAAAGTGCCTCCAGGGGTGGTGCAATAGTCATGAGGTAGCTGCGTTGTGTCGTTGATCAACACCGTCCTGTCGGGATGGCCCTGCACTCGCTAAGCTGACGACTGGTCGACATTTTTTTTCAGCGCGATACGGTgacaaattttttttttgcaatgtttatttttacCGAGACTCTCTGGTCCCCCTAAAAGCTtttcctgtcttctcctctcgtcctcccaGCCGTCAGCAGCGTCCTCTCCCTCAGCAAAGGCAGGAAGCAGGACGAGCAGCGGGCGGATGTGAAGTCAGCCGcgcggagcagcagcagaaaggtGGCAAGCCTACTTTGGAGTCAGTGAAAAACACATGTATCCATGATTCCTCTCTACCTAAACACATGCGGTTCATAAAACGTTTCACAACATAAACAACTGGCCTCATCTTGAACCTGAATATTATTCTCATCCTTTGTGTCACTCAAAATGGTTTGCTCGCTCAAGTTCTTGAGCAAGACTTCCgtctgcagcccactgctccttaataactaaggatgggttaaatgcagagaagaatttccccagtgtgggatcaataaaagagtacattataattattattattataacaaagCGAGGGTGTATACATGTAtgatcatatatttatatataagtatatacgACTATATATACTAAGTCCCTCACGCCAATGATAACCAGTGGTGGaataaataagtacatttactaaagtTATGTATCCTAGGCTACATTCAGAACATATTTGAGTTACTTATTGGAGAACTTTCCATCTATTCATCCGACTTTCTAGCCTACTTATACTTCACAACATGTTCCATTTGTATTTCACTACAATTACATTGCAGTCTCAATTAATAACATACCAAACAGTATACAAGTATACTACAGTTTAGCTGATTAATCAATTAGCCAAATAGACAGACCATGCACAGGCTAATTTCATAATCGTTTGTGTTGCAAAGATGCCAAACATGTTATGGTTCCAGCCTCTCAAATatcagtatttttcttttttggtattatttttgaaaaattaaatatattttaaatattttttgtttagaCTGTTGGTTGGGCAGAACAATTACTGTGAAGGTGTCACTTTGGGCTCAGGGTAATTGTGAatctgtctgtgggtgataTTGTGATGGACATAGATGAACTGTTGCCCAGAGAGGAATGAAGACTTGCATCTTAGATTGAAACGAGTTGCAACCCTCCTTCACCCCAGTCACCTCCAATCAGCAACAGTCAtgctcctcattcatcatcgGATTGCTGCAACTCCCTTtttcaccaccaccagtgtctggactcagGGGGATTCTGCCTTAGCAGACCTCATCATCACTACCCCTTGAATATcaccaaagactttgcactacaCAAATGTTATGCATATGTAATAaaatattgttacatttttaaaaagtctctcctgattgaaataccTTTAGCTATCTTAACATGTATGCAAACAAAGACGGTTGAATTAAAAATAGCATTAACTTATGATATCCGATGATCatcattaataatgtatttatttgtctttcattTGTCATTACATGCTCAGTACTTTCTAATAACTGAAGTGATCTGTGATCGCCATCGTGTGGTCATGAGGTAGCTACATAAGCACACATGAATATAATATCAGAAGTCTCACTCGGACTCTATTTCCAAAAACTACCGGCTTCAAATAATTTATAGGCAATACAAAACGAATAAATATACCACTTACGCCCAGAAAATTGTAGTGTTCAGAgattccaaaataaaagaaacgttGACGATGCTTTGCGTATGAAATAAGAGGCAAAGCGCAAATTTACCAGAACATGGTTAGTTGCTTTGTTCTGTGTGAAACGTTGCTTTCTATAGACAATCTTTTGTCTCGGAAATATTGCCCTAGCAACCTGCAACATTCGTCCACATGGACACTGAAACTTCTGCGTCGAAGAAGCTCCGTTTAACGTCAGCCCAACGCAATTTAACTTTAATGTCGCTGTGGATAAAGAGGAATTCTCGGCCACGTTTACCCGGAAACTAATTAGTGTTATCTACGCAACACACGACACAACccgtttgttttgtgtcaacGATGATTGAAAAGCTCAGTTTAACGTGTGATGTGCTTCAGTCACACCGACAACTCGCTTGTTGTCACTCTTATTGCGGTGTACCGCTGCATGGCAAGGACATGCTGATCTACAGCAACATGGACATAGAGCAGAAGGTTTGTTCACAGAGTTTGGTTACTTGTTAAAATAACATCTAGTCATAtcatttctattgttttttaGATGGAGAAAGACAAGATTAAGATTTAATCCATCACACAGGAGCCCAAAAGGAGtttgttaaaaatgtatttgactaAAGTCTAACTCTCATATTGGTCCACAGCCCCTGATGCTCACTGGCCACCATGGCGAGGTCAGTGCCATGACCTTTGGAAAACGAAGCAGTCctgttctgctctgctctgcctcAGCTGACTATATCATCGTCTGGGATATTGAATTGTGCCATAAGAGAACACAGGAGGgtgagaaaatatgtatttgtatctGTGCAATGCATTTCACTGTAATGTTGCTCCCCTGAGTCTGGTCCGTTGTCTTCAACATTAGTTTAAATTTAGTGCCGTTGATTTGGTTCGAAACTCAATATTTTCCCCATAACCTTCATTATAATAACACCCTACCagtttaatgtagtgttcttgtACGTATCCAGTGAGTGAATGTCCAAACAGGAAGGTATATTTGGTTGAGGGTCCCATTTAATGCAGAAATATAATGTTAGAGACATAAatagattataataataataataataatacattgaatttatatagtgcttttcaaaacacacaaagacgctttacataaggcgtagaaatacaaaactaaactaaatagaaagacaaagagcaaacaaacaaacaaatagaacatttcatgtaaaaaaaaaaaaaaaaaaagaagaaaacttgagaagctaagaggaatgagtcatatagtggagggtagggcgagtttgaagaggtgggttttgaggccTTGTTTAAATGATGAAAGGGTGGGAGCATGACGGATGTGAATGGGGAGGGCGTTCCAGAGGgagggtgcagcagctgagaaggccctgtcaccccaggtccggagcttggtcctgatggtcttaAGAGTGACTGCAACAGCAgacctgaggcaacgggttggggcttggagggggaggaggtctgaaaggtagggaggggccaggttgtttagggctttgtaggtggtgagtagtATAGATTAGTAGATTAGTAGATTACTGTGATGAGATGAACATGACTGTGAAGTAATCCAGATTATTTGCTGTTCAACTGAGTTACATGATTACATTTACAATTCCaatgtctgtttaaaaaaaaaagtttcctccACCTATGCTCACCCATCTTCCTGTTAAAACACCTGACTAACATCACCTGACCAGCGTTACCTCGACTAGTCGGTGCATACTATCATCTAGCGGTCACAATGATGTAGTACATAAGCATACCCACCtatatttagaaaatatataaataaacatgctAAACAGCTCCTGCAACCTGCTAATCATAGAGCATCCTTGTTGCATAATATCCCAATCACATAATATCCCATTTTGTACTGTAAGTATGATAACAATCTTAACAAACCTGCCATTTGGTGAAATATTACCAGATACGGTCACTCATATGGCCATGCACTTATAAACAGACTAATTGATTTGTTTGCAGGTAAAGTTGCAGCTGGAACAGTTATTGGGACTTTATTGGGTGAAGTGGTCCATCTTTCATTCTGTTTCTCTGATGAACGAGTGGCAGCATGCTCTGGAGCAACTGTATATATTCTCAGCTCAAAGGTACAAGATGATGCACATTTTTCACAGTTTCCCTTGGTGCCTATAGACACATGCTGAATACATTTGAGTTCATGGGTTGGCACTATATGTTGACTCAGTATGTACAATATAGCAAGAGATGTGCTCATACATGTCTTGGAAATTAGTCATTCGGCATGAAAAAAAGCCTAAAAGACAAATGACCAATTATTCGACAAAGAGGGGGCAGCCTTACACATCTCAAATATGAGATGTTTAATATTGTTTCTGCGTGATGATTTCGTAGCCATTGTAGGTCATCACTTTATCTTATCCAAGttgtattgttgttttccacataagagacaggaagtgatctcCACTTTGACCTGCCACCTCGGACCTTTAACATCAGCAGAGTTCTGTCCCTGGAATAAAGACATTCTTGTCACCACATCAGAGGACCGCACTTTCAAAGTACTgaattaaaatgtgcaaatgatAGAGTAAAAACTTATCACACTTTttgattaatacaaatattacacGTTGTAATTGAGTTTTAATAACTAGAAAGTACTTTTTCCTGTCTCTTTTCAGGTGTGGGATTTAAAAACTGAAGCTGTTTGCTACCAGTCGTTTGTACTTTCAGGTTTGATATCACTATTATTATCACAAGTATCAGTGGAATCTATTGCAAATCAGGATCTGTTAGTATATGACTTGGATACAAGttcaaatcaaatatattgtCACGGCTTATCTTTAAATGgcatgttttttaaagtgtctgCTGTAAAGAAGTCAAAATGATTGAAACATACCTAAAGCCAAGTCTTCAATTCTTTAGCCTCTCCACTGCTCAGTGTGTTCCTCCTAGAGGAGCACAGGCACATTATCACTGGCTCAACTGATGGACAGGTTAGTGGTGCACACAGTCCTTAACAGCTCATGATCACTATCAGAGGAGTACATTCCACAAGCTGAGTAACACACCTGTACCTGTTTGATTTAGCTGTGGTGCTTTTCTCTTCCCGATGACCACAAGTGTCGCCTGGTGACCAAAATAGACCTTGAAAAGGTGGAAAAAAGACATCAAATGCACCAAGGGACTGTGAGCGATCAAGCAGGTGACGTTAATGATCTATCAAACAATCAATGACAGAGAATATCTACTACTGACTTTGTGGACACTTTTGATTAAACGCTTTTGCATAAATCCTATCCCTCTTTTCACGGCTGAAAGAGAAAATTCATTAGAATTACTTTTATGCTgccatttttcacattttcttgcaGCATTCGCAGAACAATCAGCTGAAGATAAAGTGAAGACTTCAAAACCTGTCCTCAGAATGGCTTTATGTAACTCGTTCACCGACGCCAGGAGTGAGCATAAAACGTAAGGGCATGATCTCCATACCATTGATAAACAGTGTGAAACGTTTATAGTAGGTCCAGGATTTCTGGATCATGGAGACTCCTGACTCAGTGATACACTGGTGGCATCCCAGACCGCCCACGTTTAGCTGCGGTAATTGCAGAAGCGTTAACCTCATGCTGAAGGTATGTCTTGCTGTGCCAAGAGAGATCCACAGCGGGCAGTGGGTGTTGAGTAGGTTGGCAAAATGATCCACTTCCGCTTTCCCAAACCAGGAATGTGGCCCTCAGAGACGATGGGTGCTCTGAGGGCCACAACCACAGACTGGCCTTCTCAACAGGGCAGTGGACGAGCTCCGCCCAGTCTGTTGATGAAAGCCATCATGGTCTTGTTGTTAGTCCTCAGTAACAAGCactaaagaggaaaaagaaacagtCAGGCAGCGGCGTGTACTTCCTTTTATATACTGTGGGGTCCACACCTATCCGGGTAGGCACGTCCAAGTGGCCGGCTACACTTGTACAAACGTTCAGAGGGCAAATGCATACTAGTGATTGGAGGAGAATGTTATCCATAGTGTCCAGTAGAGGTCTCCacctgtgcttactgacctatGGTTACAATATCATAACCTTTGTTCCAAGATGGTTGGATGCATAGATAGAGGGGAAATCGCATTGTCCAAGGTGAATTTCATCGTGTCAGCATAGAGACCAGTCTCACTCTCAAGTGCTCAAAATGATAAAGAACTGCTTTACTTCATTTGTGATGAGGAATATTAACAGTAAAGCGAGACATGATACTGTCAACACTGCTGCCATTCTCATGAGCtctatttgttcttctttccacAAGGTCAAATTGTATGTGATCCAGGAAATGTTCACGAAAGCAATGCAAACACAGTACCTGCACATTTATGCCAGTAACACTTTGTAGATCCTGAACTGAATGCCACATCTTAAATGGGCTACTTGTCACAGAAAACGTTAAAGGAAACTTCTCACATCACAAGAAGCTTTGCAGGCTCGTAGCATAATCTGTTTCATGCTGTTAAAACATTTGATGTTATGACAGGAAGCAGGCATAACCTGACCTAACTCTCTGTTTACTTTGCGGACCACTGGAATGAAATATACATTAATTCCTTATTAATCAAAAAAGGTCTAATTTTATATTGTTAAAGCCACTTCATGTAGAATTTAGTCCCCCAGTGGTAGGAACCCAGTGTGCCTAATAGCAATGAACGCTGCTTACTGGACAAAACGATCAAATGTGCAATTATCACATTAACGTCCTCATGCAATGGCTTTTATTGTCTCCATCCTGTACAGAAGCACAGGCTCAGCATGAACATAATGATGCactaaaatacaacattttgtgGACACTATTATAGCCTCAGCATGTAGCTCAGGAAGTGGATGAAAATGATCCTTCAAGCTAAGTTTCCACTGGCAGCAGTTTCCATCTTGCTGAGTGTACATAGTTTAGGCTACTAAGTGAAAGGAAACTTGAATAAAAACCTTGCGTCCTATGGTGTGCACGCCCCGCCACTCCACCACATAAGTATGTTTTTCTTGAGTATGTGGTTACATTGTCTttcccaaaaaatatttaaaagggGACTCCTGTAACAGTGTTTTctcatacttttttttgtgtgggcTCCTGCAGGGACAACAGCTGGTTATGTATTGGAAGCTTTGATGGCCTGTATGTGGTTGATCTGGCTACCTCCGAACTCCTAACAGCAATATATTTCAAAGGTATGCTGGTGGTGGTGTGACTTCTCCTCTTGCTACTGTACCGCTGTGGTATCTTTTAAGCATTTATGTACAACCACTGCACAATTTCTCTACTTTAGCAGAGATTATACAAGATCGTCTTTCTTTCTAAGAAAAACGGATTGATTTTGAAATCTAAAGAGGATTTACAGACACCAAACTCATGACTGATGTTCGTTCTTCTAGACTGCCCCAGCTTGAGCATCACAATGGCCGGGTCCTGGTCAATCTCCCCAGGCTGGGATAACTCTGTGAGTAATGCCAATAATGTCTTGAATAACCACTTTAAGACATGTTGCTGAATCGTCCTTTCTCCTGGACTTTTATCATTCAATTGGTCCAGGATATTGTATGGACTAAAAAAGGATTGTAATAAATCTTTAATCAGATTTTTCTCATGATGCAATTGACCCTTTGAGTCAGACGATCAGGGCTGGCTGCTTCTGTTATTTCTGGTGAATATTGTTAGTTTAAGATGAtagaagcttctttttttttcagtttcagttcaACATTTATAGAAATGACCTTGTCTCGATCGTATGAATCACTGAAGTCAGTCCCTTGTTAGTATCATCAACTTTTTCACCATCCACGCTAGGAGAACCAATTGTGTGTTGTAATTCAGGGTAACACACCCTGACATATCATTGTCTCTATTTTACTCAACATTATTCATCAAGGTACagttttatttgatcattttagaaataataatggAATTACACAATTGTTTTAATATGAATTCTCAAATTCCTTGTCACACAGATGGTGTTTTTAGTGAGCTCTTTGTTTACTCCATGTGTGGTCCTGTTGGAGTTACGTCTCTGTGAGCTAAGGAGGACCTGGGCTTGTGGTGAAGGCTTTTCGATATTCCCCAGGTAAAGCTGTAGTTTAgagcacatatttaataatgctGCATTGGTTTGTATTGGTATGTTGACTCCCTAGAAAACAAATTGCTCTCTATAATTAAGAGATCAAAGTAACAAATCAGCTCTGCTAGTAAAGTCAGTGTTTCATGGACACTTGGTCCTTCCATAGTCTAGTATACTGTACACAGGGGCTGGAAGCCAGGTTTCCTTAATAAAGAACAACCTGCTAAATACCATAGCACATATTTCAGCTGCTTGCATTGGAAATAATATTTtgggattttattattttttatttttttgttcattcAGGGGCACTAGTAGATGCTACTATTATTGAGTGGTACTACTACAAGAGAAAACAATGTCTTTCTGTAGCTCATGTAATCATTTGTCTCCAGTCTGGAACCTCTCCGCTTAGTGAATGACTAAACTCTGTCAACTT from Cyclopterus lumpus isolate fCycLum1 chromosome 15, fCycLum1.pri, whole genome shotgun sequence carries:
- the eif4ebp2 gene encoding LOW QUALITY PROTEIN: eukaryotic translation initiation factor 4E-binding protein 2 (The sequence of the model RefSeq protein was modified relative to this genomic sequence to represent the inferred CDS: inserted 1 base in 1 codon): MSTSRQLSECRAIPXRTVLINDTTQLPHDYCTTPGGTLFSTTPGGTRIIYDRKFLLDRRNSPIAQTPPAHLPVIPGVTSQNVLRENKKNEANNHINNHDGKPTTGDDAQFEMDI